From the genome of Cyanobium sp. ATX 6F1:
TCATAGACCACCACGCCGGGACGCAGCCGATCCAGCTGGCCGGGGGTGAGGGGGCAGCGCTGGGCCGCCGCCGGATCCTCCGCTGCGGCCATGCCCAGGGGCGTGGTGTTGACCACCAGATCGGCCTGGGCCACGGCGCTGGAAAGGGGGCCGTCGCCGGGGTCATCGCTGTCGTCCCAGGCCAGGGCTTCGATGCCTGGGGCCCAGGGGCGGCAGCTCTCGATGAAGGGCTCCAGGCTTGCGGCCCGGCGCCCCGCCACGCTGATCCGCTCGAGATCCAGTTCAGCGCAGCCGGCGACCACGGCCCGGGCGCTGCCGCCGCAGCCCAGCACCAGGGCGCGTTGGCCCCGCCACGGAGCAGGTCCGTTCCCGTCCCGCAGGGGCGCGAGGAACCCCTCCACATCAGTGTTGGTGCCCATCCAGCCTCCCTCGGCCCGGCGCACCAGGGTGTTGACGGCCCCCAGTCGCCGGGCCAGGGGACTGAGCGCGTCCGCCAGTTCCGCCGCCGCCTGTTTGTGGGGCAGGGTGACGTTGAGGCCACGGCAATCGAGGGCTTCGAGGGCGCGCAACACAGCGGCCAGTTCTGCCGCCGGCGTCGGCAGGGCCAGGTAGGCCCAGTTCAGCCCCAGCTCCGCCAGGGCGGCATTGTGCATCGCCGGTGAGAGCGAGTGACCCACCGGGTCCCCGAGAACGCCCACCAGGGCTGTGGCTCCATCGATGGTTGGGGGCATCGGCCCGGGCTCCTCTGCGGGCTCCTCTCCAGGCACCGTACGGGAACGGTTCGGGAACCACACCTCGCCTGGGCAGGCCCCTGGTGTGGAGGATGCATCCAGTTCAAACCACCCGTTCCAAAGGAGGGCCCCGATGGGCAAAGTTGTCGGAATTGACCTTGGCACCACGAACAGCTGCGTTGCGGTGATGGAGGGCGGCAAGCCCACCGTGATCGCCAATGCCGAGGGCTTCCGCACCACGCCCTCGGTGGTGGCCTACACCAAGAACCAGGACCAGCTGGTGGGCCAGATCGCCAAGCGCCAGGCGGTCATGAATCCTGAGAACACCTTCTATTCCGTCAAGCGCTTCATCGGCCGCCGCGTCGATGAGGTCAACGAGGAATCCAAGGAAGTCAGCTACGGGGTTGAGAAGGCGGGCGCCAATGTGAAGGTGAAGTGCCCGGTGCTGAACAAGCAGTTCGCCCCCGAGGAGGTGAGCGCCCAGGTGCTGCGCAAGCTCGCCGAAGACGCTGGCAAGTACCTCGGTGAAACCGTCACCCAGGCGGTGATCACCGTTCCCGCCTACTTCAACGACTCCCAGCGCCAGGCCACCAAGGACGCCGGCAAGATCGCCGGCCTTGAGGTGCTGCGCATCATCAACGAGCCCACGGCGGCGGCGCTGGCCTACGGCCTCGACAAGAAGAGCAACGAACGGATCCTGGTCTTCGACCTCGGCGGCGGCACCTTCGACGTCTCCGTGCTCGAGGTGGGCGATGGCGTCTTCGAGGTGCTCTCCACCAGCGGCGACACCCACCTGGGTGGCGACGACTTTGACAAGGTGATCGTCGATTACCTGGCCGCCAGCTTCAAGTCCAACGAGGGCATCGACCTGCGCCAGGACAAGCAGGCCCTCCAGCGCCTCACCGAGGCGGCTGAGAAGGCCAAGATCGAACTCTCCAGCGCCACCCAGGCCGAGATCAACCTGCCCTTCATCACGGCGACGCCGGAGGGGCCCAAGCACCTCGACCTCACCCTGACCCGGGCCAAGTTCGAGGAGCTGGCCTCCAAGCTCATTGACCGCTGCAGGGTGCCGGTGGAGCAAGCCCTCAAGGACGCCAAGCTCGCCTCCAGCGAACTCGACGAAGTGGTGATGGTGGGTGGTTCCACCCGCATCCCGGCGGTGCTGGAGCTGGTCAAGCGCGTCACCGGCAAGGACCCCAACCAGACGGTGAACCCCGATGAGGTGGTGGCCGTGGGTGCCGCCATCCAGGGCGGTGTGCTGGCCGGCGAGGTCAAGGACATCCTGCTTCTGGATGTCACCCCGCTCTCCTTGGGCGTGGAAACCCTGGGCGGCGTGATGACCAAGATGATCACCCGCAACACCACCATCCCGACCAAGAAGTCCGAGGTCTATTCCACCGCCGTCGATGGTCAGACCAACGTGGAGATCCACGTGCTCCAGGGCGAGCGTGAAATGGCCAGCGACAACAAGAGCCTCGGCACCTTCCGTCTCGACGGCATTCCCCCGTCCCCCCGTGGCGTGCCCCAGATCGAAGTCACCTTCGACATCGACGCCAACGGCATCCTCAGCGTCACGGCCAAGGACAAGGGCAGCGGCAAGGAGCAGAGCATCTCGATCACCGGCGCCTCCACCCTCAGTGAGAACGAGGTCGAGAAGATGGTCAAGGACGCTGAGTCCAACTCGGCCGCCGACAAGGAGAAGCGCGAGCGCATCGACCTCAAGAACCAGGCCGAAACCCTCATCTACCAGTCCGAGAAGCAACTCGGCGAACTGGGGGACAAGGTGGCCGCCGAAGACAAGGCCAAGGTGGAGGATCTGTCCAAGCAGCTCAAGGAGGCCCTCGAAAAAGAGGACTACACCGCCATCAAGACCGTGCTGGAGCAACTTCAGCAGGCCCTTTACGCCGCCGGTGCTTCGGTGTACCAGCAGGCGGGAGCGGCAGGAGCCGATGGGGCCGGCCCCCAACCGGGCGCCAACGGCAGCGGTGCCGCCAGCGACGACGTGATCGACGCCGAGTTCACCGAGAGCAAGTAAGCCCTCGGGTTCGCCGGGGTCCCAGCGATCCAGATCAGCCCCCGCTCCGGCGGGGGCTTTTTTCATGCTTCGATCTGCTCGGCCACCCAGGCGGCGCTGGCCGGTGCCAGCAGGATGCCGTTGCGGTAATGACCGGTGCTCACCAGTAGCCCGGGCCTCGGTTCGATCAGCACCGGGGCCGGCTGGCCCACGGGTCGCACCCGAAGCCCCTGCCACTGGCGCACGGTGCTGGCCTGACGCAGCCAGGTCGGGGCGTCACCCTGCAGGTTGGCCAGGTTGGTCAGCGCATCGGGGCTGGCGCTCTCGCCCGGCTCCAGGGTGGCCCCGATCCAGAGCCGCCGCTGGGGCCGGGGCACCAGGTTGATCCCTCGCCAGACCAGTGATCCTGGCCAGAGCTCGGGGGTTGAGGCTGCCAGTTCCAGTTCCAGGGCCTGGCCCAGCACGGGCTCCAGGGGGAGTTCGATCCCCAGCGTTTCCAGCAGGGGGGCGCTGCCCAGCCCGGCCGCCACCACGATCTTGTCGGCGCTCAGCTGCGCGCCGCCGGCCATCCGTATCCGCCAGCGGCCCGATGGACCTGGGGCGGGCTCGAGGTGCTCCACCGGTTCGTGCTGAAGGTTCAGGCCATGGGCGCGGCCATCGCACTCCAGCGCTTCACCCCAGCGGCTGGGATCGAGCTGGCCGTCACGGGGGGACCAGATCCCCCCCAGGGCGCCGCGGGGCAGGGCGGGCTCCAGCCCTTCGAGTGCGGAGGCCGTGCGCAGTTCCAGCGGCGGCCCGCTGGCTCCGCTGCGGCACACCAGGGCCTGCTGCCTCTGCCAGTCGTCGCCGTCATGGGCCAGCAGCAGCAGACCTCGCCGCAATTCCACCGGCTGGCCCGCCGCCGCCAGCAGGCCCTGCCATTGCTCCAGCAGCGCCAGGGAGTGTTGGCGCAGGCGCCAGCCCCGGCCACTGCGGCGCCGGTAGACGTCGGCCATCAGCAGCCCAAGGGCGGCTTCGCTGCCCCCTCTCACGCCCGCCGGCTGGCCCCCATCGATCAGCTGTACCTCGTGGCCCCGCCGGCTCAGAAGCCAGGCGCAGCAACGGCCGACGAACCCCCCGCCGATCACCACCACCGAACGGGCGGCGGCCGGCGGGGGGGCCATGCTCACACCTGGTTGAGGGCCGTCTTCACTTCCTGGGGCAGCACCTGGGCATAGCGACCGATGCCGCTCGCCACCTGGATGTAGGCCTTGCGCAGGCGCTCACCGTCCTGCAGGCGGGCCGCCTCATCCAGCTGGGCCAGGGAGCTCTTGACCTGGGCCGCCAGCAGGTCGGCCGAGGGGCGATCGGCCGGCAGCAGGCGTTGGTTGATGTACAGCATCTGCCGCCCCATCTCCTGGAAGGGGCCATGGATCAAGTTGCGGGTGAAGACCCAGTTCTTGTCGTTCACCAGGGTGGCCAGTTCGGTGAGCTCGTTGCGGGAGGCCAGGAAGCCTTCGGCCTGGCGCTGGATCACCGCCAGATCGGCGGAGCTGATGGTGGGTGGTTTGGAAGGTTCACCGGAGCAGGCCGCCAGAGCGAAACTGAGCACCACCGCGAGGCCGATGGCCAGGAAGTGTCGAACGGTCGAAACCAGCAGGGCGGCCATGGGGGGGGGACGAGCTGGGCGACTTTAACGGCGGTAACCGGCACAATGCCCCGATGCTTCAGCAACTGTCCGGAGGGAAGCGATGAGCGATCCCACGGCCATCCTTCAGTTGATTTGCCCGGATCGTCCGGGGTTGGTGAGTGAGCTCTCAGGCTGGGTGGCGGCCAACGGCGGCAACATCCGCCATGCCGACCACCACACCGACCTGGGGGCGGGTCTGTTCCTGAGCAGGATCGAATGGCAGCTCGAGGGATTCGGTTTGCCGCGCGAAGCGATCGTGCCCGCCACCTCGGCCCTGGCCCAGCGGCTCGAGGGGGTGGGTCAGGTCCATTTCTCCGACGAGACGCCCCGGGTGGCGATCTTCGTGAGCAAGCAGGACCACTGTCTGGTGGACCTGCTCTGGCGCACCCGCGCCGGCGAGTTGCCGATGCAGGTGCCGCTGGTGATCTCCAACCACGGCGACCTGCGGCCGCTGGCGGAGGATTTCGGTGCCCGCTTCGAGCATCTGCCGATCAGTGCCGCCACCAGGGAGCTGGTGGAGCAGCGTCAGCTGGAGTTGCTGGCCGATGAGGGGATCGAACTGGTGGTGCTGGCCAAGTACATGCAGGTGATCAGTCCTGCTTTCCTGCAGCGCTTCGACGCCCCGGAGGCCTTTCAGCGGGTGATCAACATTCACCATTCCTTCCTGCCCGCGTTCAAGGGCGCCCAGCCCTACCACCGGGCCTGGGAGCGGGGTGTGAAACTGATCGGCGCCACGGCCCACTACGTCAGTGAAGACCTTGACGGCGGCCCGATCATCGCCCAGGCCACCGTGGGTGTGAGCCACCGCGATGAGGTGGATGATCTGATCCGCAAGGGCCGCGACACCGAGCGCTTGGCCCTGGCCCGGGCCCTGCGCCTGCACCTGCGGCGCCAGGTGATGGTCTACCGGGGCCGCACGGCGGTGTTCGATTGAGAGATGAGGGGCCGGTCGGTATGGGGCGGTTCGAGTTGATCAGGGCGCGCTGGGGTCGCCAGCTGCTGGCGGAGCGGCCTCCCCAGGCCCATCCCCTGGGCTGGCGATGCTTCCAGTTGGGTCTGTTGCTGCTCGCCTCCAGCGCCCTGTTCGGCTCCCTGCTGCTGCTGTTGGCGCTGGTGCTGGGCAGCCGCGGCCGGGAGCCGTTCTGGCGCGACCGGGTGAACCGCCTGCTGGTGCTGGCCGCCGCCCTGATGGTGCTGGGCTGCTTCACGGCCAGCAGCGGTTGGCTGGCCTGGGTGGGCCTGGGCAACTGGGTGCCCTTCTTCTGGGCGTTCTGGGGCTTCCAGCCCTACGTGGCCACGGCCGCTGCCCGGCGCAAGGCGGCCCTGTGGCTGGTGGCCGGCACGGTGCCCGTGGTGCTCACCGGTCTGGGCCAGCTGTGGTGGGGCTGGAGTGGTCCGTTCCGATCGCTCCACGGCCTGGTGGTCTGGTGGATCGAGCCGGGGGGTGACCCGCCGGGACGGCTTTCAGGCTTGTTCGACTACGCCAACATCGCCGGTGCCTGGCTGGCGCTGGCCTGGCCCCTGGCCTTGGCGGCCCTGCTGGAGCGGCGCCTGGGCTGGAAACTGCGGAGTGTTGCCCTGCTGCTGGTGCTGGGCCAGGCGGTGGCCCTCTACCTCACCGATTCCCGCAACGCCTGGGGTGCCCTGGTGCTGGCGCTGCCGGTGGTGGCCGGGCCACTCACCTGGAGCTGGCTGCTGCCCCTGCTGCTGGCTGGGTTGCTGCTGGTGGGCCTGGCCAGCCTGCCGATGGTGCCGGCGGCCCTGCAGCACGCGGCCCGGGTGCTGGTGCCCGATCCGATCTGGGTGCGGCTCAGCGATGCCAACTTCGCCGGTCAGCGGCCCCTGGCGATCACGCGATTGAGCCAGTGGTCGGTGGCCGTGGGCCTGATCGCCGAGCGCCCCTGGCTGGGGTGGGGGGCGGCGGCCTTCAGCGTGATTTATCCCCTGCGCACGGGCCACTGGCATGGCCATCCCCACAACCTGCCGATCGATCTGGCCCTCAGCCATGGGCTGCCGGTGGCGGCCCTGTTGGTGGGCCTGGTGCTCTGGCTGTTGATCCGGGCCTGGAGGCTGGGGATGACCGCTGCCCCGGTCTTCGAGCGGGCCTGGTGGGCCTCGGCCCTGGTGCTGGTGGCCCTCCATGCCACCGACATGCCCTTTTACGACAGCCGCATCAACGTCGCCGGCTGGATCCTGCTGGCGGGCCTACGCCGCTTCGAGGGCCGGCCCGGCCGGATCGAGGGCGCTGCGGCGATGGCCGGCGAGGGTGGACTTGGGCAGGGGACCCTCCAGGTGGTCCCAGGGGAGCACCCGCAGGGGATCCCAGCTGTCGTGGATCACCTCCCCCCAGGGGGGCAGCGGGGCTGATCCTGGCTCGGGGCCCTGCTCCACCAGCTCCCGGTAGGTGCTTTTCCAGCCCCCCAGGCTTTCGTGGCGGCCGCGCACGGCGGCAATCACCGGCGCCAGGCGCCGATCGCTGCGCGAGAGCAGGGCCTGGATCACGCTCCAGCCGTAGCTCTCGGGCCGCAGTTCGATGCCCCTGGGCTTGAGGCGCTTGGCCAGCAACTTGAGGCGCTTCTCGGCCTCAGGGCGCACCCCTTCCCATTGGAACGGTGTGTGGGCCTTGGGCACGAAGGTGCTCACCCCCAGCGACAGCCTCAGCCCGGGGGTGGCTTTTTTGAGGGCCAGCAGCAGCTCGGCGGTGGCCTCGACGTCCGCCTCCTCCTCACTCGGCAGCCCGGCCATGCCGTAGAGCTTCAGGCCCGTGAGGCCACCTTCTCTGGCGTAACGGGCGGCGGCGAAGATCTCCTCGCCGCTCAGCTTCTTGTTCACCACCTGGCGCATGCGCTCGCTGCCGCTTTCGATCGCGATCGTCAGTGATTTGCTGCCGCGCTTGGCCAGGATCCGCCCCAGCTGGGGGGTGACCGTGGCGGCCCGCACCGAACTCACACTGAGGCGTATCCCATCGAAACGGTCAGCATCCAGCCAGCCCAGCAGATCTCCGAACTGAGGGTGCTGGGTCACAGAGGCCCCCAGCAGCCCCAGCCGCTGGGTGGCCCCCAGCCCCTTCTCCACCGCCGGGATCAGGCCGTCGTCGAGGGAGGGGGTACGAAAGGGCAGGGTGAGGTAACTGGCCAGGCAGAAGCGGCAGAGCTCCGGGCAGCTGCGCACCACCTCGACCATGTGAATCGAGGGCCAGGCCGCCTCGGGGGTGATCACGGTGGAATGGCTGAGGGTGTTGCCGCCCCAGGTCTGCTTGGCCACGGTGGCGGGGATGCCCGGCTCGATCGGCTCAACGGCCAGCAACCGGCCATCGGAGCCATAGCGGGGGGCGTAGAGCGAGGGCACATAGATCCCAGGCACCTGGGCCAGGGCCCGCAGGCGCTCGGCCCTGGGCGCGCTTCGGTGCGCCTGCACGGCGTCGATGAAGGCGGGCAGCAGCAGCTCCCCATCCCCCAGCAGCACCGCATCGAAGAAGGGGGCCAGGGGTTCTGGGTTGGCGGTGAGCACCGGACCGCCGCCGAACACGAGCGGGTCCGTCTCATGGCGATCGTGGCTCCAGATCGGGATGCGCTGTTGCTCCAGCAGGTCCAGCAGAACAGGGCCGTCCAGCTCCCAGCTCAAGGAGAGCCCGAATAGATCGAGACCGCCCCTGCCTTTCTGGTGCGGTGGGTCCCCCTGGTCGGTGAACAGCCGCCGCACATCCACATCGGGGCGTCGGGCCAGGGTCGCCCAGACCACCTGGAAGCCCAGGCTGGTGATCCCCACGGAATAGGTGCTGGGGAAGGCCAGCACCGTGCGCAGGGCATCGGCCGCCGGGGTGGCGGGCTCGAACAGCAGGGTTTCCTGGTTCAGTGGAGGTGGGAGGTCGTCACTCCCCCCAGCGTGTCACCGCCCCGAGCCTCCTGGGTGGAAGCAGGCCTGCGCCTACTGGCCCATCAGCCCCGAGAGGGGGCCGATCAGGCCGCTGATGGCGGAGCTGGCGGCAGCCTTGTCCGGGGTGGCGCCCGCGAAGGTGCTGGTCACCTTGGCGGCGGCGGCCTCGATGGCGGGGAACTTGTCACCGGCGAGGGGCTTGATCACCGGAGCCGCCTTCTCCCAGAGCCCTTTGAAGCCAGCGATGGTGGTAGAGGCTCCGGCCAGATTGCCGCCCTCCACCTCACCCTGGCCTTTCTTGAGCAGCTCCAGCACCGGGTTCACCGCGGGCGCCAGGGCGCCTTGGGCGCCGGCCGTGGCGGCGGTCTTGGCCGCATCGACGGCACCGGAGGCCGCATCCTTGACGGTGTCGGCGGTCCTGGAGCAGCCGCTGAGGACGAGTGCACCGGCCAAGGCGGCGGAGGCGGCCAGGTTCAAGCTGAAGCGGAACGGATGGGTCATCCCAAGGCATGAGGGGGGTCCGTCCGCAACGTAGGGAGGTCTCTTGGGCCCGAAGGACCCCGTCGCGAGTTGTTACTCCTGCTACAAGGTTCTGCTCAAACCGCGGCCAGCACCTGGGCCTGTTCCGCGCTGCTCACCACCCGTCCGTCATCCGCGAAGCCCTCGATCTGGTCGAAGTTGAGGTAGCGGTAGAGCTCGCCTGAGAGGGGATCGATCTTGGCGGCCGCAATCTCCAGGTACTCGGCCGGGCTGGGGATGCGGCCCAGCAGGGCGCAGACCGCCGCCAGCTCGGCGCTGCCCAGGTACACCTGGGCGCCGTTGCCGAGGCGGTTGTTGAAGTTGCGCGTGCTGGTGGAGAACACGGTGGTGTTGTCTTCCACCCGGGCCTGGTTGCCCATGCAGAGTGAGCATCCGGGCAGCTCCATGCGGGCGCCGGCGGCCTCGAACTTGGCGGTGTAACCCTCGGCGCGCAGCACCTCGTCGTCCATGCGGGTGGGGGGGCAGACCCACAGCCGCGCGGCGCTGGTGCCGGCTCCATCGAGCACCGTGGCGGCGGCGCGGTAATGGCCGATGTTGGTCATGCAGGAGCCGATGAACACCTCATCGATCCGCTCGCCCACCACTTCACTGAGAAGTTTGACGTTGTCGGGGTCATTGGGGCAGGCCAGCACCGGTTCGCTGAGCTCATCGAGGTTGATCTCGATCACCTCGGCATACTCCGCATCCGCATCGGCGCCCATCAGCTGGGGATCCGCCAGCCAGGCCTCCATCGCCTGGATCCGCCGGGCCATGGTGCGGGCGTCGGCGTAGCCGCGGGCGATCATGTTCTTGAGCAGTGCCACGTTGCTGCGCAGGTACTCGGCGACGGTGGCTTCCGAGAGCTTGATCGTGCAGCCGGCACAGGAGCGCTCGGCGGAGGCATCCGTTAACTCAAACGCCTGCTCCAGCTTGAGATCGGGCAGCCCCTCGATTTCCAGGATGCGGCCGGAGAAGACGTTCTTCTTGTTGGCCTTCTCCACGGTGAGCAGACCCTTCTGGATCGCCACCCAGGGGATGGCGTTGACCACGTCCCGCAGGGTGATGCCGGGCTGCAACGAGCCCGTGAAGCGCACCAGCACCGATTCGGGCATGTCGAGGGGCATGGCGCCGATGGCGGCAGCGAAGGCCACCAGCCCCGAGCCGGCAGGAAAGGAGATGCCCAGGGGGAAGCGGGTGTGGCTGTCGCCGCCGGTGCCCACGGTGTCGGGCAGGAGCATGCGGTTCAGCCAGCTGTGGATGATGCCGTCGCCGGGGCGCAGGGCGACGCCGCCGCGGGAGGCCATGAAATCGGGCAGCTCGGCGTGGGTTTTGAGGTCGACCGGCTTGGGGTAGGCGGCGGTGTGGCAGAAGCTCTGCAGCACCAGATCAGCTGAGAAGCCCAGGCAGGCGAGTTCCTTCATCTCATCGCGGGTCATCGGTCCAGTGGTGTCCTGGGAGCCGACGGTGGTCATCAGCGGTTCGCAGCTGGTGCCGGGGCGTACGCCGCTCAGGCCGCAGGCCTTGCCCACCATCTTCTGGGCCAGGGTGAAACCCTTGCCGGTGTCGGCGGGAGCCACGGGGCGGATGAACAGATCGCTGGGCGCCAGCCCCAGCTGGGCGCGCACCTTGTCGGTCAGCGAGCGGCCGATCAGCAGCGGGATGCGGCCTCCGGCGCGCACCTCATCGGTGATCGTGCTGGGCTTGAGCTCGAAGCGGGCCACCAGCTCGCCGGCGCCGGGTTCCCCCGCGGCCCGCTCGATCGTGCCGGCGTAGGGGCGGATCGTGATCACATCGCCGGTGTTCAGGGCGCTGACGTCGCACTCGACCGGCAGGGCGCCGGAATCCTCAGCGGTGTTGAAGAAGATCGGCGCGATCTTGCCGCCGAGCACCACGCCGCCGCTGCGCTTGTTGGGCACATGGGGGATGTCGGTGCCGGTGTGCCAGAGCACCGAGTTGATCGCTGATTTGCGCGAACTGCCGGTGCCCACCACATCGCCCACGTAGGCGACGGGGTATCCCTTGGTCTTGAGCTGCTCGATCAGCGCCAGCCCGCCCGGCATGCGGGTTTCCAGCATCGCCATGGCGTGCAGGGGGATGTCGGGCCGGGTGGTGGCGTGGGTGGCGGGCGAGAGGTCGTCGGTGTTGGTTTCCCCTTCCACCTTGAACACCGTGACCGTGATCGCGGCGGGCAGATCCGGCTTGGCGGTGAACCACTCGGCGGCGGCCCAGGAATCGACCACCCGCTTCGCCCAGGGGTTCGTTTCCGCCAGCTCCAGCACGTCGTGGAAGGAGTCGTAGACCAGCAGGGTGCGGCAAAGACCGGTGGCGGCCTCGGCGGCGATGGCTGGATCGGCGCTGGAGAGCAGCTCGATCAGGGCGCCGACGTTGTAGCCGCCGATCATGGTGGCCAGCAGGCGGGTGGCCTCGATCGGGCTCACCAGGGGGCTCGCGCTCAGCCCCTGGGCGATGGCGCTCAACCAGCTGGCCTTCACATAGGCCGCCTCATCCACTCCCGGGGGGATGCGTTCGCTGAGCAGATGCAGCAGAAAGCCCTGCTCACCGGCGGGGGGCTGCTCCAGCAGTTCTGTGAGGGCCTGGGTCTGGGCGGCATCCAGGGCCAGGGCCGGCACCCCCTGCGCCTCGCGATCAAGGGCGGCCTGGCGGTAGGCAGCAAGCATCACAGCGGTTCGATCTCAGCCCATTGTTCTTGGCCGCCGGACCGGCTTTGGTGACGATGGCTTCCAAAGCGACTGTTTAGGCTGGACGATTGGCCCGACCAGGAGACCGTCCCGGCATGATCCCCACCTCCGATTTGCACGTGGTGGAGACCCGCCCCCTGGTCGCTCCCGCCCTGCTGCACCGGGAGCTTCCCCTCACCGACAAGGCGGCCAGCACGGTGCTGGGGGCGCGGGAGCGCATCAAGGCGATCCTGCGGGGCGAGGACAGCCGCCTGCTGGTGATCGTGGGGCCCTGCTCGGTCCATGACGTGGCCGCCGCCAAGGAGTACGCCACCGCCATCGCCGAGCTGCACCAGCGTCACCGCCACCAGCTGGAGGTGGTGATGCGGGTGTATTTCGAGAAACCCCGCACCACCGTGGGCTGGAAGGGCCTGATCAACGACCCTCACCTCGATCACAGCTACGACATCAACACCGGCCTGCGCCTGGCCCGGGGGCTGCTGCTGCATCTCGCTGAGCTGGGCCTGCCCGCCGCCACCGAACTGCTGGATCCTGTGGTGCCCCAGTACATCGCCGATCTGATCAGCTGGACCGCCATCGGCGCCCGCACCACCGAGAGCCAGACCCACCGGGAGATGGCCTCGGGGCTGTCGATGCCGATCGGATTCAAAAACAGCACCGACGGCAGCGCCGCCACCGCCATCCATGCCATGGAGGCCGCGGCCCGCCCCCACCATTTCCTGGGCATCAATGCCCTTGGCCAGGCGGCGATCGTCACCACCACCGGCAACCCCGACGGTCATCTGGTGCTGCGGGGCGGCAAGGGCGGCACCAACTACCACCAGGAGGCGGTGGAGGAGTCGGCCGCTGCCCTGGCCAAGGCCGGCCTGCCCGCCCGGGTGATGGTGGACTGCAGCCACGGCAACTCGAACAAGGACTACCGCCGCCAGGGGGAGGTGGCGGAGCAGGTGGCCGAGCAGCTGCGCTCGGGTTCGCGCCACGTGATGGGGGTGATGATCGAGAGCCATCTGGTGGGCGGTAGCCAGAAGATTCCCGCCGATCTGAGCCAGCTCACCTACGGCCAGAGCATCACCGATGCCTGCATCGACCTGGCCACCACCCGTGGGCTGCTGGAGCAGCTTGGATCGGCTGTGGCCAAGGCGCAGTCTGGGTTGATGGCGTCGGTTTGAGTGATTGGCACTCGGCTGACTCGAGTGCCAGCTTGACATCAACCAGCGCAAACTGTTCCTGCTGAACAGAGTCTTTGGCCATCGTCTTTAGGGTGCGTTGGATCCACTCAACGCAGGCCCAGCCATGGTCTATTTCCTGCAGTTCTGCGGCTTTTCCAATCCGCTCCAGGTGTTTCACCTCGAGCAGAGCGCGGTCGCCCGTGGCCCCGCCTATGCCGGCTTCCGCCCCTTTCAGCTCGACGACCTGCTGGATTGGGCCCTCAGCGCCGCCCAGCTGAGGA
Proteins encoded in this window:
- a CDS encoding shikimate dehydrogenase → MPPTIDGATALVGVLGDPVGHSLSPAMHNAALAELGLNWAYLALPTPAAELAAVLRALEALDCRGLNVTLPHKQAAAELADALSPLARRLGAVNTLVRRAEGGWMGTNTDVEGFLAPLRDGNGPAPWRGQRALVLGCGGSARAVVAGCAELDLERISVAGRRAASLEPFIESCRPWAPGIEALAWDDSDDPGDGPLSSAVAQADLVVNTTPLGMAAAEDPAAAQRCPLTPGQLDRLRPGVVVYDLIYTPRPTRLLREAAARGGRGLDGLEMLVQQGAAALRLWSGLQQVPVETMRRAALDRLEGP
- the dnaK gene encoding molecular chaperone DnaK, with translation MVGGIGPGSSAGSSPGTVRERFGNHTSPGQAPGVEDASSSNHPFQRRAPMGKVVGIDLGTTNSCVAVMEGGKPTVIANAEGFRTTPSVVAYTKNQDQLVGQIAKRQAVMNPENTFYSVKRFIGRRVDEVNEESKEVSYGVEKAGANVKVKCPVLNKQFAPEEVSAQVLRKLAEDAGKYLGETVTQAVITVPAYFNDSQRQATKDAGKIAGLEVLRIINEPTAAALAYGLDKKSNERILVFDLGGGTFDVSVLEVGDGVFEVLSTSGDTHLGGDDFDKVIVDYLAASFKSNEGIDLRQDKQALQRLTEAAEKAKIELSSATQAEINLPFITATPEGPKHLDLTLTRAKFEELASKLIDRCRVPVEQALKDAKLASSELDEVVMVGGSTRIPAVLELVKRVTGKDPNQTVNPDEVVAVGAAIQGGVLAGEVKDILLLDVTPLSLGVETLGGVMTKMITRNTTIPTKKSEVYSTAVDGQTNVEIHVLQGEREMASDNKSLGTFRLDGIPPSPRGVPQIEVTFDIDANGILSVTAKDKGSGKEQSISITGASTLSENEVEKMVKDAESNSAADKEKRERIDLKNQAETLIYQSEKQLGELGDKVAAEDKAKVEDLSKQLKEALEKEDYTAIKTVLEQLQQALYAAGASVYQQAGAAGADGAGPQPGANGSGAASDDVIDAEFTESK
- a CDS encoding NAD(P)/FAD-dependent oxidoreductase, producing MAPPPAAARSVVVIGGGFVGRCCAWLLSRRGHEVQLIDGGQPAGVRGGSEAALGLLMADVYRRRSGRGWRLRQHSLALLEQWQGLLAAAGQPVELRRGLLLLAHDGDDWQRQQALVCRSGASGPPLELRTASALEGLEPALPRGALGGIWSPRDGQLDPSRWGEALECDGRAHGLNLQHEPVEHLEPAPGPSGRWRIRMAGGAQLSADKIVVAAGLGSAPLLETLGIELPLEPVLGQALELELAASTPELWPGSLVWRGINLVPRPQRRLWIGATLEPGESASPDALTNLANLQGDAPTWLRQASTVRQWQGLRVRPVGQPAPVLIEPRPGLLVSTGHYRNGILLAPASAAWVAEQIEA
- the psbQ gene encoding photosystem II protein PsbQ, which codes for MAALLVSTVRHFLAIGLAVVLSFALAACSGEPSKPPTISSADLAVIQRQAEGFLASRNELTELATLVNDKNWVFTRNLIHGPFQEMGRQMLYINQRLLPADRPSADLLAAQVKSSLAQLDEAARLQDGERLRKAYIQVASGIGRYAQVLPQEVKTALNQV
- the purU gene encoding formyltetrahydrofolate deformylase, whose translation is MSDPTAILQLICPDRPGLVSELSGWVAANGGNIRHADHHTDLGAGLFLSRIEWQLEGFGLPREAIVPATSALAQRLEGVGQVHFSDETPRVAIFVSKQDHCLVDLLWRTRAGELPMQVPLVISNHGDLRPLAEDFGARFEHLPISAATRELVEQRQLELLADEGIELVVLAKYMQVISPAFLQRFDAPEAFQRVINIHHSFLPAFKGAQPYHRAWERGVKLIGATAHYVSEDLDGGPIIAQATVGVSHRDEVDDLIRKGRDTERLALARALRLHLRRQVMVYRGRTAVFD
- a CDS encoding radical SAM protein, with translation MLAFPSTYSVGITSLGFQVVWATLARRPDVDVRRLFTDQGDPPHQKGRGGLDLFGLSLSWELDGPVLLDLLEQQRIPIWSHDRHETDPLVFGGGPVLTANPEPLAPFFDAVLLGDGELLLPAFIDAVQAHRSAPRAERLRALAQVPGIYVPSLYAPRYGSDGRLLAVEPIEPGIPATVAKQTWGGNTLSHSTVITPEAAWPSIHMVEVVRSCPELCRFCLASYLTLPFRTPSLDDGLIPAVEKGLGATQRLGLLGASVTQHPQFGDLLGWLDADRFDGIRLSVSSVRAATVTPQLGRILAKRGSKSLTIAIESGSERMRQVVNKKLSGEEIFAAARYAREGGLTGLKLYGMAGLPSEEEADVEATAELLLALKKATPGLRLSLGVSTFVPKAHTPFQWEGVRPEAEKRLKLLAKRLKPRGIELRPESYGWSVIQALLSRSDRRLAPVIAAVRGRHESLGGWKSTYRELVEQGPEPGSAPLPPWGEVIHDSWDPLRVLPWDHLEGPLPKSTLAGHRRSALDPAGPALEAA